From Aptenodytes patagonicus unplaced genomic scaffold, bAptPat1.pri.cur scaffold_69, whole genome shotgun sequence:
CCTGGTGGCGCCGTCGCCTCTATGGTACCGCGAGCCACCGGCCCCCGCGCGCTCACGTCGTGCGCCGGCCCCTGCCCGAGGCGGGCGCGCGGTGCGCCGGGGGTGGGGCCTGAGGCCGGTCCTGGCGCCGGTCCTGGCGCGAGCGGGCGCGGTGCACGCCGGGACGCGCAGTGCCCGGGAGCCGGCGGCGCGCTCCGGCCAAGCCGGCGGAGGTAGCGCGGACTCCGCTTCCCAGAGTCATGCGGCCGCCCGGCGCGGGTGACGCTTCGCTCTCCGATTGGCCGCTGTTCCGGGGGGGTGGGGCGTGCGCACGCGGTAGCAGCCGTCCTGTTGCGACAGAAGGAAAGCGCGGACCAGCCGGTgcgggccgggcgggcggtgcgggctgggcctggcggcgCGGCGAGgcgaggcaggaggaggaggaggagtggcggcggcggcggcggcggccgcggccgcggccgcggccggaCTGTGTTGGGGAGCGCGGCGCGGGCAGCCTAGCGGGCGGGCGTGCAGCCttcggccgggcccggcggcgccgcgtgCTCCGGGCCGGGGCAGGCGGCGCGCGGGGCTGCCGAGGCGGGGAACTGGGGCGGGGCGACCTGGTGCGGGCCGGATCGGCGCGGCCTAACGGCGCCTGTCGCACCTCCGCTGCAGCCCCTCCGCCGCGCCATGCCCTCGGACCTGGCCAAGAAGAAGGCGGCCAAGAAGAAGGAGGCGGCCAAGGCCCGGCAGCGGCCGCGCCGGGCCCCGGAGGAGAACGGCGATGCCGGGACGGAGCCGCAGGAGGTCCGGCCCCCGGAGGCCAACGGAACGTCGCTGCCAGGTGAGAGGCAGACCCGCAGTAATGCCAGTCCCCCTATGCCGGCGGGTGCCTGGCTTGTGTCCGTGCACCCCGCGGGGGACGGCGCTGACGGCGCCCTGGCGCACCTGACAGGGTGCCCTCGGTGGGGGTCAGCCTGGTGGCCCCATGTGTTTCAGTGCAGGGAGTGTCCAGCCGGGGCCTGTTCGTGGACAGGACTGGACACATTAGGTTGTGCCCATGGCTTAGTAAGCTGGGACATTTGTTCCTCTTCAAATGAAATACCTCACGGGCATGGGCTTGTGCTGAACTGGGCCAGCTGCAGTGTCTACCATTAGAGCCACTCTTCTCTCTTTTGAGCCAGCAGGACACCTACAGCAATTTGTAGTGGCTCTCCATAAACTGTGCAGGAGAAGGATTCCCTAGGCCCTCTCTTGAGGCTTGCAGGGTGAAGACAGAGGGTGCTGATGGTGTCTTTTCCCTCTCAAACAGATACTGTCCTGATCTTCTGGTATTTGATGCCCggacctgggttttttttttggtttggtttgttttttttcctgctgtgggaACCACTGTAGTGTCTGAATTCTTACTGTTCTTACTGATATTTCTATGAATCTCTGTTCATCTGTTTCTCTGGGATATATCTGGTTTGCAGAAACTAAGAGCCTGGCTATCTTAATGAAAGATACTTTGTCAACAAAGAGCTGTTGACCTTCCTAAAGGAAATAGGCAAGGTAAAGCTTACAGAGAGAGAGTTTATTTTCTGTCCTTACTTTGGCTAAAGTTACCTGGTAACCCGCAGGCTGTTGGGCACACAAGTTTTTCTCGAGCTCAGCCCACAGTGCATTGATTTAAGAGGCACTCTGCATGTGGCACAGAGACCCAGGGCAGCCAAAGGCCCGGGGGTCAGGAGGGTAAGGCAAAGGGGCTGGTCTCCCAAGGACCCCGCTCTTTGCCAGCACCCCTCTGGTCCCCAGGCACACTCCTGAGCCCTAGTGCTGGCAGCACCTGTGCCTGGTGGCAGGCCTGGTGGGCTTGGACCACAGGCGAGGCCCTGCCAATGCCTGAACACAACTTTGGCCTGGTCACCACAGCCTGGCAGCTGGCGTGGGCAGCTCGGGTGTCCCATGGTGGGGCCAGGCCCTGGGCTCTCAGCATTCCCCACCAGGTCTCCTCTGGGACCGGGCTGTTCTGGGTGGGAGCGCTCCGCCTGCAGCTGCAAGCAGCATTGCTGAAGGGtcatgcaggcagggcaggtgccagTGGCTCAGGTTGCTGAAGAGCAGAGGTGGTGAGCAGGTGCTGGGAGTCAAGGGGTGGTTGGTAAACCAGTGCAAACATCAGAGGGCAGGTCATGTGGGTTGGTACATGCATATTTCTTACTGGCAGTTCACGTGAAATAATTGCACGTCAAGGATAAAACTGCCTTGCCCCTCTTTTCACTCATCTGGTTTGCTTGTTTATGTAACCGGTCTACTTGCACTGCCCATGCTTTCAAAGGGGGTCCTGTGTCAGTGCTGTTGACATTTTTTGCTCCTTCTTGGCTAAGGCATATGTGCCTTGGTGATAATAGTGATTTTGTCGAGTGAGTGATCTTGCCAGGAGTGATAGATGTTGACAGCCAGGGTGCTATCCCTTAGTGGCCTGAACATGAACAGTCTGAACACCAGGTCTCTGGTCTGAGCAGCTGGAGTATTGCTGAGATCCTCAGtgccattttcttcttcaaatggCAGTGTCTCACCAAGGAGTGAAAATTTGACTGTAACTCAGGGCTGCAACAGAAGATCAGCATGACAGGAAAGATTTGCTTGTACTgtaggaggaaaggaagaggggggCATGCATACGGACATATTAGCTTATCAAAAAATTGGTAGGGCCTATTccaatgctgctgcttctttcctcctctcaGCTTTCCCTTCATTTATTTTCTAGCCAAGTTCTCTTTTGGCCAGCCCTTTCCTTAAGCTTGCAAGCAATATTTCGTAAGTTCTCTTCCCATCCCAGCCCTTCCTGCAGTGAAGGTTAGTCCCATCATACTTGGATAACGGGCTGGCTGTTCTGGCTGCTCACTTAGTTCTAATGGTCAGATTTTATTTAGAGAGCAGAGAGAAGTTCCTCTTAGACCATATATATCTGTCTGCTAAGCTGAAAAGCTGAGTGTCATTGCATCTGGGCCCCCTCAACGTTTCTGTAGAAATGGGGACATGGGAATTGTTTTTTGTGGTCCTGGGCCTTGGTACAGGGGCTTATAGCTTCCCTTGTGTTTGTAAATCAGTAACACTTCTGGTCTGTCTCTGCATATAGAGGTGGATGCTCTTACAAAGGAGCTGGAGGACTTTGAATTAAAGAAAGCTGCTGCCCGTGCTGTGACAGGAGTGCTGGCCTCCCATCCCAACAGCACTGATGTGCACATCATTAACCTCTCACTGACCTTCCATGGCCAGGAGCTGCTGAGTGATACAAAACTCGAGCTGAACTCCGGGAGACGCTACGGCCTGATTGGACTCAATGGGATTGGTAAGCTGTGGGGCACAGTGATGTGGGCTTCTTGGAGCTCGGTGAAGATTCTGTGCTGCTGAGAAGCTGGACAGATGCAGGTGGTAAATGCTGGAAACCAGAAAGAAGGCTGTTAGACAGACATGGCTGGGACACAGCAGTTTCTGTTCTCCCATCTCCCCACCCAGGAAGAAGAATTGCTAGGATTGCTGGTAGAAGTATGAGGTTGCATTCTGGCTTTGGACTGTGCATTTGAACTTGTTTCTGTGGAGAGTTGGGCGAGATGTCTGGGATTTGTGAATCTGTCTGATTCCTGTTTACAGGATTTGTTTAGCAGTGTCAATAAATCCAATGCTGATGCTATTGGTCAAAGAACTTGCACGGTATGGAGGAGTAGGGAGTGTGTGGTTTGGCCTGAATGGGAAAACAACTGTACAATCCCTGGAGAAGGCGACGGTCTACATGGAGAGATGCAGAATATGGGTGTAATTGAAGAAGAGCATCAGAGTTAAACCAGACCATCTGGTTTAACTTTCAGGAAAACACTTAGGTTCTCTAGTGATGAGTGCATTACTTTCCTCTATGTTAGAAGTCTGTAGAGTCTGGGGTCCTGGTAACAGATGTCAGACCTGGTTAGACAGCAGGAAGTATGCAGCAGAGATAAAGTTCCCTAAATCCGGGCAAGGGCTGAACTGCAGTAGTTTCCAGAGAGCTGCTTCATGTCACAATCCTGTCCTTGGGGTGGTGAGCCTTAGCTGGGAAGGCAGCCTGTTGCAGTGAGGCAGTAGGCTCTGCTGTGTCTAATTCTTCTGTCCTCTTGGGCAAGAAATTCCCAAGGATTTTCTGGGGTTGGAAAGGGAGGGAATCAATGGGATCTGACTGCATCTTGTCCATTTCTCTGTGACATTGTATCTCACTGAATCCAACAATTAATTGTGGAGTGTCTGTCTGCACACAGGGAAATCCATGCTTTTGTCAGCTATTGGGAAACGAGAAGTGCCCATCCCAGAACATATTGACATCTATCACCTGACCCGAGAGATGCCTCCCAGTGACAAGACCCCTCTACAGTGTGTGATGGAGGTGGATACAGAGAGGGCCATGTTAGAACGAGAGGCAGAACGTCTGGCTCATGAAGATGGTAAAGCTTCTCAGAGTCCCTGTGGACAAGGGACATTTCCTCCATTTCCCTACCCACCAAAGAAAAGGTCTTATTTGGGTTCCTTGGCAGAGTTTTTACATGTTGCGGTACCTATTTCCCCCAGCTACCCTGTACTAGTTGAAAAGTCCTGTGGGATTACACTTCTTTGGATGAAATTATTCCATGCAGCTTTTTAAGAAGTGTCTCAGGCTTGGGAATGGAGGGGGCTGAATAGTGGTAAAGCAGATGGACTATGAGCTTTCCCAGCTGTACAGAGGTGCAGCTGAGAGCCCTTTATTGGTGGAAGTGCTGACAGGCAGGCTCTCTTTCAGCGGAGTGTGAGAAACTCTTGGAGTTATATGAACGTCTGGAGGAGCTGGATGCTGACAAGGCAGAAGCACGGGCCTCACGTATCCTTCACGGCTTGGGGTTCACACCAGCCATGCAGAGGAAGAAGCTGAAGGACTTTAGTGGTGGCTGGCGAATGAGGGTGGCTCTTGCTAGGTGAGTGGTGtactgcctgctgcctcctgggagcATGCCTCTCTGCTCCTGACTCTGCAGAGCCACATACACAGTTCTAAGAACTCAGAGTGGAGCTGAGAGGCTTTGGGTTACCTGCATTTACCCTATGCTGTCATCTCCCCTCTCTTTTCAGAGCCCTCTTCATTCGGCCTTTCATGCTGCTGCTAGATGAGCCCACAAACCACCTTGACCTGGATGCCTGTGTGTGGTTGGAGGAAGAGCTGAAAACGTAAGCATGAAGGAGTTTGCTGCTTCTATGGGTTGTGCTTTTCTGTTGGAACATCTTGTCAGCACGTGAGCAAGTGCTACAGGAATAACTGTCTATAGTTTTTGTGGCTACATAACTATATTGCAGTACCAGTGACACCTTTTTGTGCTTGCTGCTACATGTGTCTATGGAAGGGTTCTTGATGCAAGGGTAATGAATTCAAGACAAGACCCTGTCTCTCCCTTACTTAAGAAATGAGAAACGCTGGTTTGTACTCCCTGGTTAAAGCTATTTCCTTGAAAGccaggagcagccctggcagCCTGTGTACCATCACCATGTGCTGTGCCAGTAGTGTGAGCTTTCCAGACCTGGCTTCCAGCTCATCTTTCTGCACATTGTTCCTCTGTTTTCACAGAACTGTAGTATCTGAGTGTGTCAGTTTCATCTTGTTCTAGTATGTAGGGTGATTGTTTTTTCATAAACAAAGGTAAAATGTTAAGGCTTAAGGCAAAAAGCTTAGGAATAGTTATAAAGCTTAGGTTATCTGGGTTGTGCATTAAAAGGATTGTATTGTGAGAAGGGCTTTTCATTTGCAGAGGTTTTTCCATCAGCTTTATCAGTTGAACCTTTTGCATGCTTGCTTTAGAAGTCAGATGTTTTAGGAAAGTAATTTGAACCTCTCTCTTTTTGGGAGGCTTTAACCAGTCATTTTACAGATTTGGAGCAGGGCCAGGCATAGTGTACCTAACAGATGGTAGTCTGTACCAAGGTGAAAGTAAGCAGCAAAAGTTGAAACTTCTAAGAAGGGTGATGCCAGTGGAGTCAGTTGCATCAGTAGCACTAGTTATCTACCACACGGGTAGCCAGCTCTTGACTCTTTGTGAAGATGGGTGAAGACTGTCTTATGGTGAAGGGTGTTTTAACACAATGAAAGGTGTTTGCAGTATTTGTTTACTGCAGCTGGTTGTAGCTGCTTTACTCCAAATTTCCCAAAGCTTCTCCAAGGCTGCTATCTTTTTGTTCTTAATCTGATTGTAGGCAAGAGAGATCTGGTGCATGTAAATCTTTTCCTAGCTTAGTCTCTAAAACTTATGTGGTGCCACAGGTTCAAGCGGATTCTTGTGCTGATATCCCACTCCCAGGACTTCTTGAATGGTGTCTGCACCAACATAATCCACATGCATAACCGCAAACTGAAGTACTACACGGTGAGTAAATGGTGCCCCGCACAACCGGCAAAACCAGAGGAGCTGTTTTCTGGGCATGTCTGATGTTCTATGGTCTCTTTCTAGGGAAATTATGATCAGTATGTAAAGACTCGCTTGGAACTAGAAGAAAATCAAATGAAGCGATTCCACTGGGAGCAAGATCAGATTGCCCATATGAAGGTATCTACCTAGCTGCGTGAACATCTTTCTGCCCGTGCAGGTGGGCATCCCTGCACCTCCTCAACCTTGTTATTGTGGCTTTTGGCTAACTGTGTTTCATTGCAGAATTACATTGCACGATTTGGTCATGGTAGTGCAAAGCTGGCCAGGCAAGCTCAGAGTAAGGAGAAGACCCTTCAAAAAATGATGGCTTCTGGCTTGACAGAGAGAGTTGTGAATGATAAGGTAGGATCAGACGTGGGATTGCATCTAGAGATCAGTATTGGAAACATGGGCTAGATAAGTAGAATGATCCTTAGCTGACAGCAGAAATGGCTGACACAGCTTGGAGTAAGAATGGTATACCCTTCCTGATGCCAAGGATGACTGAACTGAAGATAGTGTAGTGCTGAAGAGTGGAAAGAGGAGTAATTTTCTAGGGGAAAGAAGGGGATTTGTCATATCAATAAGGCTATTTTGCAGACACAGAAATCAAATGAATGTCTAAGGGTTGGAGAAGATGGGGGAGGATGCTTAGAGCAACTCCTACTTGTTTGAAGAGTATAAGCCCACATTTGCttcaagggaaaagaaatagGGACTCATTAGCCAGTAGATGAGCTTGCAAGCAACTAATCAGAATAAATCTGTGTTGAGTTGCTAGAGTGGCTCATAAAAAGTTGCAGTCTGGTGCCTTGGTCTACAGGTGATGTTTGTAGTGAGGCATGGTTATACCAGAATAACTGGGTTGTCTTGTGCTCCAGGGTATCTAACAAGTGGCTATTCTGTGTTAACAGACTTTGTCGTTCTATTTCCCGCCCTGTGGGAAAATCCCCCCTCCTGTCATCATGGTGCAGAATGTCAGCTTCAAATACACCAAGGATGGGGTGAGTATGGGGAGTGTGTATGTTTTGTATGGAGATTACTTGTATCCCTGCCTTGTTTTGGAGGGAGCCTTGGCTTTTGGCTAAGCTTTCTGATCAGGCTGCAGCATATGACTAGTGGATCAAACTTCTTAACAGTGTTAATGCTGAGTCTGCTGAGGACAGAGCATTACAGGTGCAGCATGGAGGTTCTGGGTAGTAGTGGAAATGCGTAATATATGTCGTGATTTTTGTGGTTTGCAGCCATGGATCTATAATAACCTGGAGTTTGGAATTGACCTGGATACCCGTGTAGCTCTTGTTGGACCCAATGGAGCCGGAAAGTCAACACTGCTGAAACTGCTCACAGGAGAGGTATGCTCCCTACATTGTCTACCTTGTTCTGAACCTTTATTTTTGGGGTAGTCTTCAATGAAGCTGCACTTATTTGCCAGAGCACCCCAATCAGGCCTTGGAAATCCTAAGGTCTTGCTGCAATGTAGGGCTTTTTCTCTCATATTATCTGTGCTAGAGCAGAGATGGCTGGATTCTGTATTTCTGCCATACAGCAAAAGGAGGGATTTTCCTGGTGAAATGCTTTTATCTTCCCTTTCTAGCTGCTGCCCACAGATGGGATGATTCGCAAGCACTCGCATGTGAAGATCGGTAGATACCACCAGGTACTCCCTACAGCAGCCACCAGGACGTGCAATGCTGAGGAAAAAGCTGTCAGGAATGAGGAATCTTGCCCCTCTATTTCTGCTTCTAAGGCCCCTCCCACTGCTGCCTTCTGTGCCTGGAGATGGGGGAAGGAACTGTTCTGTTGGCTGAATGGGCTCTAGCAAATGTTCTTACCCTGAAAAGAGGCTTGCTGTGGTCCTTTCTGTTCAGCCTCTCACCTTTTATGAGGTGAGATGGTTGCCTTACGCTTGGTGGTGGACAAGCCTGCTATTCTGAAGCAATACTCCTGCTCCTGAAATGGAGACTCCTTCCATAATAGTTCAGCACAGTGGCTATACTGTGAGTGGGGTTATTTGCTCTTGtgttctgctgctcagctggtaCCAGAGGGGTTTAAGGGGGGAAGTACTTTTGGCCATGAAGTGGGTGGCCTGCACAGCCTGAAGCtgacttttcttctctgtcagCACTTGCAAGAGCAGTTGGACTTAGACCTCTCACCCCTGGAGTACATGCTGAAATGCTACCCAGAGatcaaggagaaggaggagatgagAAAAATCATTGGCAGATATGGTCTGACAGGGAAGCAGCAGGTGAGTATGAGCTGTTGAGGTTTGCTTTTTGCTCATTAGGGAAGTAGAGCTGCTGCATTTTCTGTTGCTCTACTGATGTCTGACAGCGTGATGCAGTATGCAGCATGGCACACCACAGCATCAAAATGCTTTTTCCATCTCTGCCTTtgaaattggagaaaaaaaataactcatGGCTTATAGGAACTTTCTTTGCACTGCAGCAATATGTGGGTTGGAATGGGTGACCTCCTCAGAATCTGGGTGAGGAGAAGACAAGTTGTGGCATAGTGCTAGACTTGAGCATATTTCAATTGTAACTTGAAGTAGTTTGCTTATCTCCTATTTCTGAGATGAATACCAAGCAGAAATGCTAGAACACATTCACAACCGGGAGTGGGGACCACTTGGCTCAAACAAGAGGGTAGGATCACCAGTGGTGCTCTAAGTCTAAACATGACATGCTCCTGTACGTCATACGTCACACGTATGACAGGAGTTGTCCTCATCACTGCAGTTCAACGTTGATTTTTTACATTGTTCTTCCCCATTTGTCACTCCAGAAGTTGAGGGTAGTTTTATGGTTGTGTCAGAATGCAATGAACACTAGTCAGACCTCAAATATCCTTTGGAACCTTTAACACAAGCTGGGTCTTGCTATGGACTCTCCTTCTTCAGAAGCCCCTGGAATTCCCTTGTTCTGCTGGTGAGAGAAGCTTAGTCTAGGTATAAGACTGACTAAACTTTGTCCTCTTGTGTTGTGTAGCTGCTGGAAACACAGTGTGAGATCTGAGTATTTTGTGGTCAGGGTGGCAGTCTGTAagtttctctgcagagctgcagacagtGTCTGTGTTTGTCAGGTGAGCCCCATTAGGAACCTCTCTGATGGGCAGAAGTGCCGTGTGTGCTTTGCGTGGCTGGCCTGGCAGAATCCTCACATGCTTTTCCTGGATGAGCCCACCAACCACTTGGACATAGAAACAATAGATGCTTTGGCAGATGCTATCAATGAATTTGAAGGAGGAATGATGCTCGTCAGCCATGACTTCAGACTCATCCAACAGGTAAGAAAAATAGTGAATTTTGTGAGAGCACCTTTCTAACACTTTAAGTAATTAAAACAAGGTGTTTTCAACTGACTGGCTCTTACTCATCCCAAAAAGATGTGAGagtgaaaaaaatcactggacATGATTCCTTTGCCATGTTCAGTGAAACAATTACTGAGCTAGCCTAGGAAAACATTAggtacttgaaagaaaaaaaaaaaaccaaaaccctagaAGTGAAGAATAAGTTAAATGGAAATCATGACACACTGTGGAGGCCttgactagattttttttaaatgatactggAGTAGTTCTAGCACAGTTTTTTATGACTCAGTCTGCACAGGCAAAGGAAATCGCACCACGTACACACAAATGCCAAGTGCTGATTTATCAGCTATTAGGCTTTGTCTGCAAGTTCaggtataattttatttttcagcacattATATCCAAGTAGTTCAGGTCAAGAACTACTTTCTTCAATTCCCAATTTAGCAGAAAAGGCTTTCCTTCTTAGTCAAACAGACttcttttcttacttcttttttcttacaaaaaaataaatgatgaggGTCA
This genomic window contains:
- the ABCF2 gene encoding ATP-binding cassette sub-family F member 2, coding for MPSDLAKKKAAKKKEAAKARQRPRRAPEENGDAGTEPQEVRPPEANGTSLPEVDALTKELEDFELKKAAARAVTGVLASHPNSTDVHIINLSLTFHGQELLSDTKLELNSGRRYGLIGLNGIGKSMLLSAIGKREVPIPEHIDIYHLTREMPPSDKTPLQCVMEVDTERAMLEREAERLAHEDAECEKLLELYERLEELDADKAEARASRILHGLGFTPAMQRKKLKDFSGGWRMRVALARALFIRPFMLLLDEPTNHLDLDACVWLEEELKTFKRILVLISHSQDFLNGVCTNIIHMHNRKLKYYTGNYDQYVKTRLELEENQMKRFHWEQDQIAHMKNYIARFGHGSAKLARQAQSKEKTLQKMMASGLTERVVNDKTLSFYFPPCGKIPPPVIMVQNVSFKYTKDGPWIYNNLEFGIDLDTRVALVGPNGAGKSTLLKLLTGELLPTDGMIRKHSHVKIGRYHQHLQEQLDLDLSPLEYMLKCYPEIKEKEEMRKIIGRYGLTGKQQVSPIRNLSDGQKCRVCFAWLAWQNPHMLFLDEPTNHLDIETIDALADAINEFEGGMMLVSHDFRLIQQVAQEIWVCEKQTITKWQGDILAYKEHLKSKLVDEDPQLTKKTHNV